In one window of Hymenobacter nivis DNA:
- a CDS encoding sodium-translocating pyrophosphatase has translation MTPYLYAVPALGVFALIYTWVRAGWVARQDAGNERMTTIAGYIADGAVAFLRAEYKVLALFGLIAGVFLFYLGITSGNSSPVIVIAFLIGGVFSALAGFIGMKIATKANVRTAQAARTSLATALNVSFSGGSVMGMGVAGLAVLGLGSLFIVFYKMFVPSGLANGQEMEKALEVLTGFSLGAESIALFARVGGGIYTKAADVGADLVGKVEAGIPEDDPRNPATIADNVGDNVGDVAGMGADLFGSYVATILATMVLGREVQLGSADQFGGLSPIFLPMAIAGMGILASLVGILCVRVKEGGNVQGALNTGNYIAVAVSAVASYGLIVWILPAGALTIRGVTFDALHVFYAVLVGLGVGTLMSIITEYYTAMGKRPVMSIVQQSSTGHATTVIGGLAVGMESTVLPILVLAAGIVLSFRAAGLYGVAIAAAGMMATTAMQLAIDAFGPIADNAGGIAEMSELPKEVRERTDILDAVGNTTAATGKGFAIASAALTSLALFAAFMGTAHIDTIDISNADVLAGLFVGAMIPFIFSGLAIAAVGRAAMAMVQEVRRQFREIPGIMEGTARPEYEKCVAISTAAAIREMILPGAIALLSPILVGFLFGPKVLGGLLAGVTVSGVLMAIFQSNAGGAWDNAKKSFEKGVLIDGVMQYKGSDAHKASVTGDTVGDPFKDTSGPSMNILIKLMSIVSLVIAPHIAEHAGGPGAAAPAPAPPRFEQAFRPHVRYSETLVPAAARLLRTAFHRE, from the coding sequence ATGACCCCTTACCTCTACGCGGTGCCCGCGCTGGGCGTGTTTGCGCTTATTTACACCTGGGTGCGAGCCGGCTGGGTAGCCCGCCAAGACGCTGGCAATGAGCGCATGACTACCATTGCCGGCTACATCGCCGATGGGGCCGTTGCATTTTTGCGGGCCGAATACAAAGTGCTGGCCCTGTTTGGATTGATTGCCGGGGTCTTCCTGTTTTACCTGGGCATTACCAGCGGCAACTCCAGTCCAGTCATTGTTATTGCCTTCTTGATTGGGGGCGTGTTTTCGGCGCTGGCGGGCTTTATCGGGATGAAAATTGCCACCAAGGCCAATGTGCGCACCGCCCAGGCGGCCCGCACCAGCCTGGCCACGGCCCTGAACGTGTCGTTTTCGGGCGGCTCGGTGATGGGAATGGGGGTGGCCGGTCTGGCCGTGCTGGGCCTAGGGTCGCTGTTCATTGTGTTTTATAAAATGTTCGTACCCAGCGGACTGGCCAACGGGCAGGAAATGGAAAAGGCCCTGGAGGTCCTCACCGGCTTCTCGCTTGGGGCTGAGAGCATCGCCCTGTTTGCCCGCGTGGGCGGCGGCATCTACACCAAAGCGGCCGACGTGGGGGCCGACCTCGTGGGCAAAGTCGAGGCGGGCATTCCGGAGGATGACCCGCGCAACCCCGCTACCATTGCCGACAACGTGGGCGATAACGTGGGCGACGTGGCCGGCATGGGGGCCGATTTGTTTGGTTCCTACGTGGCCACTATCCTGGCCACGATGGTGCTGGGGCGTGAGGTGCAGCTGGGCAGCGCCGATCAGTTTGGGGGCCTGTCGCCCATTTTCCTGCCGATGGCCATTGCCGGCATGGGCATTCTGGCCTCGCTCGTCGGCATTTTGTGCGTGCGGGTGAAGGAGGGCGGCAACGTGCAGGGGGCCCTGAATACGGGCAACTACATCGCGGTCGCCGTGTCGGCCGTGGCCTCTTACGGCCTCATCGTGTGGATTCTGCCCGCCGGGGCCCTCACCATCCGCGGGGTGACGTTCGACGCGCTGCATGTATTCTACGCCGTGCTGGTGGGCCTGGGCGTGGGTACGCTCATGAGCATCATCACCGAATACTACACCGCCATGGGCAAGCGCCCGGTGATGAGCATTGTGCAGCAAAGCAGTACGGGCCACGCCACCACCGTAATTGGGGGCTTGGCCGTGGGCATGGAAAGCACGGTGCTGCCCATTCTGGTACTGGCGGCGGGCATTGTGCTCAGCTTCCGGGCGGCGGGCCTGTACGGCGTGGCCATTGCGGCGGCCGGCATGATGGCCACCACAGCTATGCAGCTGGCCATCGACGCCTTCGGGCCCATTGCCGACAACGCCGGCGGCATTGCCGAGATGAGCGAGCTGCCCAAGGAAGTGCGCGAGCGCACCGACATCCTGGATGCGGTGGGCAACACCACGGCGGCCACGGGCAAGGGCTTTGCCATCGCCTCGGCAGCCCTCACATCGCTGGCCTTGTTCGCGGCGTTTATGGGCACGGCGCACATCGATACGATTGATATCAGCAACGCCGACGTACTGGCGGGCTTGTTCGTGGGGGCCATGATTCCGTTCATCTTTTCGGGCCTGGCCATTGCTGCTGTGGGCCGCGCCGCGATGGCGATGGTGCAGGAGGTGCGCCGCCAGTTCCGCGAGATTCCGGGCATCATGGAGGGCACGGCCCGGCCCGAGTACGAGAAGTGCGTGGCCATCTCGACCGCCGCCGCCATCCGCGAGATGATTTTGCCCGGGGCCATTGCCCTGCTCTCGCCCATCCTCGTGGGCTTTCTGTTCGGCCCGAAAGTGCTGGGCGGCCTGCTGGCGGGCGTCACGGTAAGCGGCGTGTTGATGGCCATTTTCCAGAGCAACGCCGGCGGGGCCTGGGACAACGCTAAGAAGTCGTTCGAGAAAGGCGTGCTCATCGACGGCGTGATGCAGTACAAAGGCTCCGACGCCCACAAGGCCTCCGTGACCGGCGACACCGTGGGCGACCCGTTCAAGGACACGTCGGGGCCCAGCATGAACATCCTCATCAAGCTCATGAGCATCGTGTCGCTGGTCATCGCCCCGCATATTGCCGAGCACGCCGGGGGCCCCGGGGCCGCCGCGCCTGCCCCCGCGCCGCCGCGCTTCGAGCAAGCCTTCCGCCCCCACGTGCGCTACTCCGAGACGCTGGTGCCCGCTGCGGCCCGCCTGCTACGGACGGCCTTTCACCGGGAGTAG
- a CDS encoding adenylate kinase, which translates to MLNIVLFGPPGAGKGTQSQKLIAHYHLVHLSTGDLLRAQIAQGTELGLRAKKLMDEGLLVPDEVVIGMIDSALNDNKAAAGFIFDGFPRTVPQAERLDQLLAQHQATIGCMVALEVGEEELVARLLERGKTSNRPDDQDETKIRRRVMVYNTETAQVAGYYAAQHKFHALNGIGGIDDIFGQVCAVIDQHQTAAGKTPAAATK; encoded by the coding sequence ATGCTGAATATCGTACTGTTCGGCCCGCCCGGTGCGGGCAAAGGCACCCAGAGCCAAAAGCTCATCGCCCATTACCACCTCGTGCACCTAAGCACCGGCGACCTGCTGCGGGCCCAGATTGCCCAGGGCACGGAGCTTGGCCTGCGCGCCAAAAAACTGATGGACGAAGGCCTGCTGGTGCCCGACGAAGTCGTGATTGGTATGATTGACAGTGCCCTGAACGACAACAAAGCTGCCGCGGGCTTCATCTTTGACGGCTTCCCGCGCACCGTGCCGCAGGCCGAGCGCCTTGACCAGCTGCTGGCTCAGCACCAGGCTACCATCGGCTGCATGGTGGCGCTGGAAGTAGGGGAGGAGGAGCTGGTGGCGCGCCTGCTGGAGCGGGGCAAAACCAGCAACCGCCCCGACGACCAAGACGAAACCAAGATCCGGCGCCGCGTGATGGTGTACAACACCGAAACCGCCCAGGTAGCCGGCTACTACGCCGCCCAGCACAAGTTCCACGCCCTCAACGGCATTGGAGGCATTGACGACATTTTTGGCCAGGTGTGCGCCGTTATCGACCAGCACCAGACGGCCGCTGGCAAAACCCCGGCTGCGGCCACCAAGTAG
- the rffA gene encoding dTDP-4-amino-4,6-dideoxygalactose transaminase: MDAPIPFNKPYFSGNETRYIEQAVRSGKISGDGQFTQRAHTYFEQEWGFGKALLTTSCTDALEMAALLLDIQPGDEVIVPAFTFVSTANAFVLRGAKIVFADSTALNPNLDVGALEALITPRTRAVVPVHYAGIACDMGAVLATAQRHGLAVVEDAAHAIDSFYDGRRLGTLGALAAFSFHETKNIIAGEGGLLALNDLQFARRAEIIREKGTTRSAFFRGEATEYDWVDVGSSFLPSELTAAYLWAQIENLADIQRQRIALWDRYYAALAPLGALGVGLPALPAYATNNGHLFYLVCRDRAERAALIAHLGQRGILAVFHYRALHRSPYYAARHDGRPLPWAEHYTECLVRLPLFYELSAADQQRVAAAVLDFYHRR; this comes from the coding sequence ATGGATGCCCCGATTCCCTTTAATAAGCCGTATTTCTCTGGCAATGAAACCCGCTACATCGAGCAGGCGGTGCGCTCGGGTAAGATTTCCGGCGATGGGCAGTTTACCCAGCGGGCCCATACCTACTTCGAGCAGGAGTGGGGCTTCGGCAAGGCGCTGCTGACGACTTCGTGCACCGACGCGCTGGAAATGGCGGCCTTGCTGCTCGATATTCAGCCGGGCGACGAAGTGATTGTGCCAGCCTTTACGTTCGTGAGCACGGCCAACGCCTTCGTGCTGCGCGGGGCTAAAATTGTGTTTGCCGACAGCACGGCCCTCAACCCCAACCTCGACGTGGGGGCCCTGGAGGCCCTCATCACGCCGCGCACCCGCGCTGTGGTGCCGGTGCATTACGCCGGCATTGCCTGCGACATGGGTGCCGTGCTGGCCACGGCCCAGCGCCACGGCCTGGCGGTGGTGGAAGACGCGGCCCACGCCATCGACAGCTTTTACGATGGCCGGCGGCTGGGCACGCTGGGGGCCCTGGCGGCCTTCTCGTTTCACGAAACCAAAAATATCATTGCCGGCGAGGGCGGGCTGTTGGCCCTCAATGACTTGCAATTTGCGCGGCGGGCCGAGATTATTCGGGAGAAGGGCACCACGCGGTCGGCCTTTTTCCGGGGCGAGGCCACGGAATACGACTGGGTGGACGTGGGCTCGTCGTTCCTGCCCTCGGAGCTGACGGCGGCCTACCTGTGGGCGCAGATTGAAAACCTGGCCGACATCCAGCGGCAGCGCATAGCCCTGTGGGACCGCTACTACGCCGCCCTGGCCCCGCTGGGGGCCCTGGGTGTGGGCCTGCCCGCGCTGCCCGCCTACGCTACCAACAACGGCCACCTGTTTTACCTCGTGTGCCGCGATCGGGCCGAGCGCGCGGCCCTGATTGCCCACCTCGGACAGCGGGGCATTCTGGCCGTGTTCCACTACCGGGCCCTGCACCGCAGCCCCTACTACGCCGCCCGGCACGACGGCCGCCCGCTGCCCTGGGCCGAGCACTACACCGAGTGCCTGGTACGCCTGCCTTTGTTTTACGAGCTGAGCGCCGCCGACCAGCAGCGCGTAGCGGCGGCCGTCCTCGACTTTTACCACCGCCGCTAA
- the hpt gene encoding hypoxanthine phosphoribosyltransferase → MGSSPNITLHDKAFRPYLSAAELAAAVEALAGRLSADYAGRRPLFVVVLTGGFMFASDLLKRFSGDCEIVFIRVASYEGTSSTGQVQEILGLREDVQGRDLILVEDIVDTGTTLHHLLPTLLAKNPASMEIAALFFKPASLRHELTLNYVALEIPNDFVVGYGLDYDGLGRNLPEVYVAA, encoded by the coding sequence ATGGGCTCGTCCCCCAACATTACCCTCCACGACAAAGCGTTTCGCCCGTATTTATCGGCCGCTGAATTGGCCGCGGCCGTCGAGGCGCTGGCTGGTCGCCTTAGCGCCGACTACGCCGGCCGCCGGCCCTTGTTCGTGGTGGTGCTCACGGGGGGGTTCATGTTCGCCTCCGATTTGCTTAAGCGCTTCAGTGGCGACTGCGAAATCGTTTTCATCCGGGTAGCCTCGTACGAAGGCACGAGCAGTACCGGGCAGGTGCAGGAAATCCTGGGCCTGCGCGAAGACGTGCAGGGGCGCGACCTGATTTTGGTGGAAGACATTGTGGACACGGGTACCACCCTGCACCACCTGCTGCCCACGCTGCTGGCCAAAAACCCCGCTTCGATGGAAATTGCCGCCCTGTTTTTTAAGCCCGCCAGCCTGCGCCACGAGCTGACGCTAAACTACGTCGCCCTGGAAATTCCCAACGATTTCGTGGTGGGCTATGGCCTTGACTACGACGGGCTGGGCCGCAACCTGCCCGAAGTGTACGTGGCCGCGTAG
- a CDS encoding glycosyltransferase family 4 protein yields the protein MARILFLTPYPAGRAPSQRFRFEQYLGILTGHGHQYREVSFLDEATWGILYRPGHAGAKVAGILRGFGRRLGHVWAARGYDFVFVHREAAPLGPPVFEWLLVRVLKKRLIYDFDDAIWLANTSEANQLAAGLKWHQKVGQICGWAHKNSCGNAFLAAYARRFNPRTVVNPTTIDTTGLHNQVRDQAAPGRLVIGWTGTHSTLKYLAQVVPVLAKLEAEGLDFEFRVISNQPPDLPLQSLVYLPWRKDTEIADLLGFHVGLMPLEDDAWAQGKCAFKALQYMALGVPPLVSPVGMNTEVVQHGHNGFVCATPTDWETGLRQLLADPALRQHLGRAARATVEARYSVTANAPNFLALFAEE from the coding sequence ATGGCGCGTATTTTATTCCTGACCCCGTACCCGGCTGGCCGGGCCCCGTCGCAGCGGTTTCGCTTCGAGCAGTATCTGGGCATTTTAACGGGCCATGGGCACCAGTACCGCGAGGTGTCGTTTCTGGACGAGGCCACCTGGGGCATTCTGTACCGGCCGGGGCACGCCGGGGCTAAGGTGGCGGGCATCCTGCGCGGCTTTGGGCGGCGGCTGGGGCACGTGTGGGCAGCGCGGGGCTACGATTTCGTGTTTGTGCACCGCGAGGCGGCGCCCTTGGGGCCCCCGGTGTTCGAGTGGCTGCTGGTCCGGGTACTGAAAAAGCGGTTGATTTATGACTTTGACGACGCCATTTGGCTGGCCAACACGTCGGAGGCCAACCAGTTAGCCGCTGGCCTCAAGTGGCACCAAAAGGTGGGGCAAATTTGCGGCTGGGCCCATAAAAATAGCTGCGGCAACGCCTTTCTGGCCGCCTATGCCCGGCGCTTCAACCCGCGCACCGTCGTCAACCCGACCACCATCGACACCACGGGCCTGCACAACCAGGTGCGCGACCAGGCCGCGCCTGGCCGCCTCGTCATCGGCTGGACGGGCACGCATTCTACCCTCAAGTACCTCGCCCAAGTGGTGCCCGTGCTGGCGAAGCTGGAAGCCGAGGGGCTCGATTTTGAATTCCGCGTCATCTCTAACCAGCCGCCTGACTTACCCTTGCAGTCGCTAGTGTACCTGCCGTGGCGCAAGGATACCGAAATTGCCGATTTGCTGGGCTTCCACGTGGGGCTGATGCCGCTGGAGGACGACGCCTGGGCCCAGGGCAAGTGCGCCTTTAAGGCCTTGCAGTACATGGCTTTGGGAGTGCCGCCCTTGGTATCGCCGGTGGGCATGAACACCGAAGTGGTGCAGCACGGCCACAACGGCTTCGTGTGCGCCACGCCCACCGATTGGGAGACAGGGTTGCGCCAGCTCCTAGCCGACCCGGCCCTGCGCCAGCACCTGGGCCGCGCCGCCCGCGCCACCGTAGAGGCCCGCTACTCGGTGACCGCCAACGCGCCCAATTTCCTGGCCTTGTTTGCTGAAGAATAG
- a CDS encoding glycosyltransferase family 2 protein, with translation MPPPTFSFVSPVYQAEGLVAELVRRLVLVGEALGGSFEIVLVDDRSPDGSWARIQALAAGDPRVRGLRLSRNFGQHRAITAGLEQCRGEWVVVLDCDLQDQPEEIPALFAEAQRGYDLVLARRTARQDSWRKKLLSKLFYRVLSYLTETPQDPAVGNFGIYHRKVIDAVLAMRESLRYFPTMLRWVGFRAATVEVIHAERLAGPSSYTWSRLINLALDVMLAYSDKPLRLAVKLGLGISVGAFAMVLVTLVRYVLGHTWEPGYASIIISIWFFAGLVLSVLGMVGLYLGKTFEQVKNRPIYLLDGDTAVMPVVK, from the coding sequence GTGCCGCCCCCCACATTCTCCTTCGTCAGCCCCGTGTACCAGGCCGAGGGCTTGGTAGCGGAGCTAGTGCGGCGCCTGGTGCTGGTGGGGGAGGCCTTGGGCGGCAGCTTTGAAATCGTGCTCGTGGACGACCGCAGCCCGGACGGCTCCTGGGCCCGCATCCAGGCACTGGCGGCCGGCGACCCGCGCGTGCGGGGCCTGCGCCTGAGCCGCAACTTCGGGCAGCACCGGGCCATTACGGCGGGGCTGGAGCAGTGCCGCGGGGAGTGGGTGGTAGTGCTGGACTGCGACTTGCAGGACCAGCCGGAGGAAATTCCGGCGCTGTTTGCTGAAGCCCAGCGCGGGTACGACCTCGTGCTGGCCCGGCGCACGGCCCGGCAGGATTCGTGGCGTAAAAAGCTGTTGTCGAAGCTGTTTTATCGGGTATTATCTTACCTCACCGAAACCCCGCAGGACCCGGCGGTGGGTAACTTTGGCATTTACCACCGCAAGGTGATCGATGCCGTGCTAGCCATGCGGGAAAGCCTGCGCTACTTCCCCACCATGCTGCGCTGGGTGGGGTTCCGGGCTGCAACGGTGGAGGTGATCCACGCCGAGCGCCTGGCGGGCCCAAGCAGCTACACTTGGAGCCGACTGATTAATCTGGCCCTGGACGTGATGCTGGCCTATTCCGACAAGCCGTTGCGGCTGGCCGTAAAGCTGGGCCTGGGAATTTCGGTGGGAGCCTTTGCGATGGTCCTCGTCACGCTGGTGCGCTACGTGTTGGGCCATACTTGGGAGCCGGGCTACGCCAGCATCATCATTTCCATCTGGTTTTTTGCGGGCCTGGTTTTGTCGGTGTTAGGCATGGTGGGGCTCTACCTTGGAAAAACCTTTGAACAGGTGAAAAACCGCCCCATCTATTTACTTGACGGCGATACCGCTGTTATGCCGGTTGTAAAGTAG
- the obgE gene encoding GTPase ObgE, with the protein MASNNFIDYVKLVCRSGKGGAGSHHFFRAKGLPNGGPDGGDGGRGGHIILEGNSQLWTLLHLQYQKHVFAKDGEGGGENLRSGAQGADIVLQVPLGTVARSAETGEQLLEITEQGQRLILVPGGRGGLGNDHFKTSTNQAPEYAQPGEPAVEALVVLELKLLADVGLVGFPNAGKSTLLSVVSAAKPKIADYAFTTLVPNLGVVAYRDYKSFVMADIPGIIEGAAEGRGLGTRFLRHIERNSMLLFMIACDSPDIAAEYQVLLGELRQFNPELLDKTRLLAITKTDMLDEELEVEMRASLPTDLPPTVFISSLTNKNIQPLKDMIWQALHAG; encoded by the coding sequence GTGGCTTCTAATAACTTCATCGACTACGTTAAACTGGTTTGCCGCTCGGGCAAGGGCGGGGCCGGCTCGCACCACTTCTTCCGCGCCAAGGGCCTGCCCAACGGGGGCCCCGACGGTGGCGACGGCGGCCGCGGCGGCCACATCATCCTGGAGGGTAACTCGCAGCTCTGGACGCTGCTGCACTTGCAGTACCAAAAGCACGTGTTTGCCAAGGACGGCGAAGGCGGCGGCGAGAACCTCCGCTCCGGAGCCCAGGGGGCCGATATTGTGCTGCAAGTGCCCCTCGGCACGGTGGCCCGCAGCGCCGAAACCGGCGAGCAGCTGCTCGAAATCACGGAGCAGGGCCAGCGCCTGATTCTGGTGCCCGGCGGGCGCGGCGGCCTGGGCAACGACCACTTCAAGACCTCCACCAACCAGGCCCCCGAGTACGCCCAGCCCGGCGAGCCGGCCGTGGAGGCCCTGGTGGTGCTGGAGCTGAAGCTGTTGGCCGACGTGGGCCTGGTGGGATTTCCCAACGCCGGCAAAAGCACGCTGCTCTCGGTGGTGTCGGCGGCCAAGCCCAAAATTGCTGATTACGCCTTCACCACCCTCGTGCCCAACCTGGGCGTAGTGGCCTACCGCGACTACAAGTCGTTCGTGATGGCCGACATTCCCGGCATCATCGAGGGCGCGGCCGAGGGCCGGGGCCTGGGCACGCGCTTTTTACGCCACATCGAGCGCAACTCCATGCTGCTCTTCATGATAGCCTGCGACAGCCCCGACATCGCCGCCGAGTACCAGGTGCTGCTGGGCGAGCTGCGCCAATTCAACCCCGAGCTGCTCGACAAAACGCGGCTGCTGGCCATCACCAAAACTGACATGCTCGATGAGGAGCTGGAGGTCGAAATGCGCGCCTCGCTGCCCACCGATTTGCCGCCCACGGTGTTCATTTCCAGCCTGACTAACAAGAACATTCAGCCGCTGAAGGACATGATTTGGCAGGCCCTGCACGCGGGGTAG
- a CDS encoding M20/M25/M40 family metallo-hydrolase, with protein MQLLETLCRLAAPSGHEDPMTAFVLDYVQQNQAKWQHQPRVLAGEGFQDCVVLVFGQPRTAVFAHLDSIGFMVRYGRQLVAIGGPETQAGYRLVGHDAEGEIDCALTINEETETLGYEFSRELPRGTELTFRCDFRETDATVQSCYLDNRLGVWTALRLCETLEHGIIAFSCGEEHGGGTVPFLAQYIYDHYGVRQALICDITWVTEGVHLGQGCVISLRDSLIPRRTYVDRIRAIAARAGIAVQLEVEDIGGSDAKELQRAAQPWDWCFVGAPEDHVHTPDELVDKRDIASMLALYQVLLCEL; from the coding sequence ATGCAACTGCTCGAAACCCTGTGCCGCCTCGCGGCGCCGTCCGGCCACGAAGATCCGATGACGGCCTTTGTGCTTGATTACGTGCAACAAAACCAAGCCAAATGGCAGCACCAGCCCCGGGTGTTGGCCGGCGAAGGCTTCCAGGACTGCGTGGTGCTGGTGTTTGGGCAGCCGCGCACGGCCGTGTTTGCGCACCTCGACAGCATCGGCTTCATGGTGCGCTACGGCCGGCAGCTGGTGGCCATTGGGGGGCCCGAAACCCAGGCCGGTTACCGCCTGGTGGGCCACGATGCGGAAGGGGAGATTGATTGCGCGCTGACCATCAACGAGGAAACCGAAACCCTGGGCTACGAGTTCAGCCGCGAGCTGCCCCGCGGCACCGAGCTGACGTTCCGCTGCGACTTCCGCGAAACCGACGCCACGGTGCAAAGCTGCTACCTCGACAACCGCCTGGGGGTGTGGACTGCCCTGCGCCTGTGCGAGACGCTGGAGCACGGCATCATCGCTTTTTCGTGCGGCGAGGAGCACGGCGGCGGCACAGTGCCGTTCCTGGCCCAGTACATCTACGACCACTACGGCGTGCGCCAGGCCCTGATCTGCGACATCACGTGGGTGACCGAGGGTGTGCACCTGGGCCAGGGCTGCGTGATTTCGCTGCGCGACTCGCTCATCCCGCGCCGCACTTATGTGGACCGCATCCGGGCCATTGCCGCGCGAGCGGGCATTGCGGTGCAGCTGGAGGTAGAAGACATCGGCGGCTCCGATGCCAAGGAGCTGCAGCGCGCCGCCCAGCCCTGGGACTGGTGCTTCGTGGGGGCCCCCGAAGACCACGTGCACACCCCCGACGAGCTGGTGGACAAGCGCGACATTGCCAGTATGTTGGCCCTCTACCAGGTGCTGTTGTGCGAGCTGTAA
- a CDS encoding GNAT family N-acetyltransferase, whose translation MTHLFATLCALPWDSEFLGFPVARLAAARLSPAELAAAMAEARRAGFYLVYVVAEPADAVAQVAMQQAGAQLLDRKVTFVMPLPLPTAARDSLAMVGSATVYTPQLESLAWQSGAYSRFRLDTRFAPHVFKNLYAQWLRNSLAGTVARRVMVWRDGAGTEQGLLTLGEKNNRADIGLLAMDARARGQRVGQVLVAAAANQASEWGYEQMQVVTQRDNETACRFYEKCGFQLEYEEHIYHWWL comes from the coding sequence ATGACACACCTGTTCGCAACACTTTGTGCCCTACCCTGGGATAGTGAATTCCTGGGCTTTCCGGTAGCGCGCCTGGCGGCGGCCCGGCTTTCGCCCGCGGAGCTAGCGGCCGCTATGGCCGAAGCACGCCGCGCCGGGTTTTACCTGGTGTACGTGGTGGCCGAACCGGCTGATGCAGTTGCGCAGGTGGCAATGCAGCAGGCCGGGGCCCAATTGCTCGACCGTAAAGTGACGTTCGTGATGCCCTTGCCGCTGCCCACCGCGGCGCGCGATTCGCTGGCGATGGTAGGTTCGGCGACGGTATACACCCCGCAGCTGGAGTCGCTGGCATGGCAGAGCGGCGCGTATTCCCGTTTCCGGCTCGATACGCGTTTTGCGCCGCACGTATTCAAAAATCTGTACGCCCAATGGCTGCGCAATTCCTTGGCCGGTACCGTTGCCCGACGGGTTATGGTATGGCGCGACGGTGCCGGCACTGAACAGGGATTGCTTACCCTCGGCGAAAAGAACAACCGGGCCGATATTGGCCTGTTGGCCATGGATGCCCGCGCGCGTGGGCAGCGGGTGGGGCAGGTGCTAGTGGCCGCAGCAGCGAATCAAGCAAGCGAATGGGGATATGAGCAGATGCAGGTGGTGACCCAGCGGGACAACGAAACCGCCTGCCGCTTTTACGAGAAGTGCGGCTTCCAACTGGAATATGAGGAGCATATTTATCACTGGTGGCTGTGA
- a CDS encoding tol-pal system protein YbgF: protein MVRLLFCWGLLLLGPLVARAQTADTVRRRGTMRVVHLDSVAVAPQAIDTKGWLLLNKDIQQELDGAVHNLYNFKYDRAEKQFRSLKRRYPEHPLAYLMLGLNTWWKIRPTSFQTKIYDRPFFAYMDSAITKAETLYKADKQNYEATFFLAAAYGFSARLHAERHDWRLATVDSKRALNYLQKSQEANGLSPEFLFGQALFNYYAVWIPNNYPLLRPVLLFFPKGNKELGLQQLRTVATTGFYTATEAKVFLMGILKNEEGNGADALPVAKQLAATFPDNGYFQRFYALLAYDQGEFVECERVSKEILEKISQGLPGYEAISGRYASYFLGYLMQYRYRDPAKARDYYQRCIVFSESSGDTSGGFYLFANANLARLADKGREIATARRYYTVVKDIADRKSEQYKEASAWLKKNKS, encoded by the coding sequence ATGGTTCGATTGCTTTTCTGTTGGGGCTTGCTGCTGCTGGGCCCACTGGTGGCCCGGGCGCAAACGGCCGACACGGTTCGCCGCCGCGGCACCATGCGCGTGGTGCACCTCGATAGCGTGGCCGTAGCCCCCCAGGCCATCGACACCAAGGGCTGGCTGCTACTCAATAAGGACATCCAGCAGGAGCTCGACGGGGCCGTGCACAACCTCTACAACTTCAAGTACGACCGCGCCGAAAAGCAGTTCCGCTCCCTCAAGCGGCGCTACCCCGAGCACCCCCTCGCCTACCTCATGCTGGGCCTGAACACGTGGTGGAAAATCCGCCCCACCAGCTTCCAGACCAAAATTTACGACCGCCCCTTTTTTGCTTACATGGACTCGGCTATCACCAAGGCCGAGACCTTGTACAAGGCTGATAAGCAGAACTACGAAGCCACGTTTTTCCTGGCGGCGGCCTACGGCTTCAGTGCCCGCCTGCACGCCGAGCGCCACGACTGGCGCCTGGCCACCGTCGACAGCAAGCGGGCCCTGAACTACCTGCAAAAAAGCCAGGAAGCCAACGGCCTCAGCCCAGAATTCCTGTTCGGCCAGGCCTTGTTTAACTACTACGCCGTCTGGATCCCCAACAACTACCCGCTGCTGCGGCCGGTCCTGCTGTTCTTCCCCAAGGGCAACAAAGAATTGGGCCTCCAGCAGTTACGTACCGTGGCCACCACCGGCTTCTACACCGCCACCGAGGCCAAGGTGTTCCTGATGGGCATCCTCAAAAACGAGGAAGGCAACGGGGCCGACGCCCTGCCCGTGGCCAAGCAGCTGGCCGCCACCTTCCCCGACAACGGCTACTTCCAGCGCTTCTATGCCCTACTGGCCTACGACCAGGGCGAGTTCGTGGAGTGCGAGCGGGTGAGCAAGGAAATCCTGGAGAAAATCAGCCAGGGCCTGCCTGGCTACGAGGCCATCAGCGGGCGCTACGCCAGCTACTTCCTCGGCTACCTCATGCAGTACCGCTACCGCGACCCGGCCAAGGCCCGCGACTACTACCAGCGCTGCATCGTATTTTCGGAAAGCAGCGGCGACACCAGCGGCGGCTTCTACCTGTTTGCCAACGCTAACCTGGCCCGCCTCGCCGATAAAGGACGTGAAATAGCCACCGCCCGGCGCTACTATACCGTTGTGAAAGACATTGCCGACCGCAAATCGGAGCAGTATAAAGAAGCCAGCGCCTGGCTAAAAAAGAACAAGAGCTAA